From Camelina sativa cultivar DH55 chromosome 7, Cs, whole genome shotgun sequence, one genomic window encodes:
- the LOC104703696 gene encoding lactosylceramide 4-alpha-galactosyltransferase-like, which translates to MEQSKRTEQVVLSQRLKRLIVSFVCCLPMSLLGLLLMLLLLYNSFSVFSFHLDTIPPVKSTLSPTQHQILHHHASTSLSESDSSLLLVVKETSLGLVQRQNDSSTRLERRKRRFKRRIDSTSAIIQHLQVKLRQRFKTRVKSFLSKSSCESLFFMTWISSIESFGDRERFTIESLFKFHPNSCLILVSNSFDCDRGTLILKPFIDKGLKVLPVKPDFAYIFKDTSAEKWFERLKKGTLSPGGIPLEQNLSNLLRLVLLYRYGGIYLDTDVIILKPLTDLHNVIGAQAVDAVTRKWSRLNNAVLIFDKNHPLLKRFIDEFSRTFNGNKWGHNGPYLVSRVIARINNSPSSDLGFSVLPPSAFYPVDWNRIKGFYRAPTNETEANWLWKRLAHLRKNTFAVHLWNRESKKLRIEKGSIIHQLMSHSCIFCNSSSLHFKLKHVK; encoded by the coding sequence atGGAACAGAGCAAAAGAACAGAACAAGTTGTGTTATCGCAGAGATTAAAAAGATTGATCGTCTCCTTTGTTTGTTGTCTTCCCATGTCTCTTCTCGGTCTCCTTCTCATGCTTCTCTTACTCTACAACAGCTTCTCCGTCTTCTCTTTTCATCTTGATACAATCCCACCTGTTAAATCCACTCTATCACCAACTCAACACcagattcttcatcatcatgcCTCAACATCATTATCTGAGTCAGACTCTTCATTGTTGCTTGTGGTGAAAGAAACCTCTTTAGGGCTCGTACAGAGGCAGAATGATTCGTCGACGAGGTtggagagaaggaagaggagattCAAGAGAAGAATCGATTCAACTTCTGCGATAATACAGCATTTACAAGTCAAACTAAGACAGAGATTCAAGACGAGGGTCAAGTCTTTCTTGTCCAAATCTTCTTGCGAGTCACTCTTCTTCATGACCTGGATCTCCTCCATCGAGTCTTTCGGTGATCGAGAGCGATTCACCATAGAGAGCCTCTTCAAGTTTCATCCAAACAGCTGTTTGATCTTGGTCTCAAACTCATTTGACTGTGACAGAGGAACCCTAATCTTGAAACCCTTTATAGATAAAGGGCTTAAAGTGCTTCCAGTTAAACCTGACTTCGCTTACATCTTTAAAGACACATCAGCAGAGAAATGGTTTGAACGATTGAAGAAAGGAACATTGAGTCCAGGAGGGATTCCATTAGAGCAAAACCTCTCCAACCTGCTGAGATTAGTCTTGCTCTACAGATACGGCGGAATCTACTTAGACACAGACGTTATAATCCTCAAACCTCTCACCGATCTCCACAACGTAATCGGAGCACAAGCAGTTGATGCAGTCACAAGAAAATGGAGCAGACTGAACAACGCGGTACTCATCTTCGACAAAAACCATCCTTTGCTTAAGAGATTCATCGACGAGTTCTCGAGAACCTTCAACGGTAACAAATGGGGTCACAATGGTCCATACTTAGTCTCGAGAGTCATTGCAAGAATCAACAACTCCCCATCTTCAGATTTGGGATTCTCTGTTCTTCCACCATCTGCTTTTTATCCGGTTGATTGGAACAGAATCAAAGGATTCTACAGAGCGCCCACGAATGAGACCGAGGCTAATTGGTTGTGGAAGAGGCTTGCGCATCTACGTAAAAATACCTTTGCTGTTCATCTTTGGAACAGAGAGAGTAAGAAACTTAGGATTGAAAAAGGAAGTATCATTCATCAACTCATGTCTCATTCTTGCATCTTTTgtaactcttcttctttacattttaagttaaaacatgtaaagtaa
- the LOC104703697 gene encoding uncharacterized protein LOC104703697, with translation MASVLLLLLVFVFDLISFGLAVAAEQRRTTWQVSRESRDLSYCVYDKDIATGLGVGSFLILLASQLLIMVASRCLCCGRALTPSRSRSWAVFLFITTWVFFFIAEVCLLAGSVRNAYHTKYRVYFGNTSSPSCRSLRKGVFGAGAAFIVLTGIVSELYYVTLSRAKDFQPSRDPGIRMSSI, from the exons ATGGCTTCCGTTTTGCTACTGCTTCTGGTGTTCGTGTTTGATCTCATATCTTTTGGTCTTGCTGTTGCTGCAGAGCAGCGTAGAACCACC TGGCAAGTTTCTAGAGAGTCAAGAGATTTAAGCTACTGTGTGTATGACAAGGATATAGCAACAGGTCTCGGAGTTGGTTCTTTCTTGATCTTATTGGCGAGTCAGCTCTTAATCATGGTGGCCAGCAGATGTTTATGCTGTGGAAGAGCCTTGACACCAAGTAGGTCTAGATCTTGGGCAGTGTTTCTCTTCATCACCACCTG ggttttcttcttcatagCAGAAGTGTGTTTACTTGCTGGCTCTGTAAGAAACGCTTACCATACAAAGTACCGTGTCTACTTTGGGAacacttcttctccttcttgtcgATCACTTAGGAAAGGCGTGTTTGGGGCTGGAGCAGCATTCATAGTGCTCACGGGGATTGTCTCCGAGCTTTACTATGTGACCCTTTCGAGGGCCAAAGACTTTCAGCCTAGTAGAGATCCTGGTATCCGAATGAGTAGCATATAG